The Vibrio agarivorans genome window below encodes:
- a CDS encoding GGDEF domain-containing protein yields the protein MILKNFNKRSLFTLVLLFSTFVVYGLNQTYQREIDLLDYPFRVTTDNAFNGGTSVGYAEAASGEGLVLECMLTDVYQWRFCELQFELYDQQGQGINLEQYNHLLVDASLVVDGEDQGHRPIRLYFKQRAFQYSDGVKPSSIEFPPAKYQQGVPIPLSFLKVPDWWRLEHAAGLFESQAEVSEIVEVSLSTPAQTEPGTYRILLKGMSVSGPWIPHETLVNILLIVWLTHSISNLFYSFRETRRENLLLSWEYKQLQNENSHLVNLAHKDKLTGALNRHGAHKVIFEQTPVKSVISIIYLDIDHFKSINDTHSHQAGDAILIMLANLIESSIGEDHFLVRWGGEEFVILCHDISAHAAAKIAVRLQERFAQVEWPYVKDLTCSFGVATCKNIDTFNQAIERADKALYQAKALGRDRIEIAPEDA from the coding sequence GTGATTCTAAAAAATTTTAATAAAAGAAGTTTGTTCACGCTGGTGCTGTTGTTTTCAACGTTTGTGGTTTATGGCTTAAATCAAACCTATCAGCGCGAGATTGACCTGCTTGATTACCCGTTTCGTGTTACGACCGACAATGCATTTAATGGTGGGACTTCTGTTGGTTACGCCGAGGCTGCCTCTGGAGAGGGGCTAGTCTTAGAGTGCATGTTAACCGATGTATACCAGTGGCGTTTTTGTGAGTTGCAATTTGAATTGTATGATCAACAAGGCCAAGGGATAAACCTTGAGCAATATAATCATCTGTTGGTTGACGCATCCCTTGTTGTCGATGGTGAAGATCAAGGTCATCGCCCGATCCGACTCTATTTCAAACAGCGCGCCTTTCAGTATTCTGATGGGGTAAAACCCTCCAGCATAGAGTTCCCACCTGCGAAATACCAACAGGGTGTGCCAATTCCCTTGAGTTTTTTGAAAGTGCCTGATTGGTGGCGCTTAGAACACGCAGCCGGATTGTTTGAGAGCCAAGCTGAGGTAAGTGAAATCGTTGAAGTCAGTTTAAGTACACCTGCCCAAACTGAACCAGGGACTTATCGTATCTTGTTAAAAGGAATGAGTGTTTCTGGCCCTTGGATTCCCCACGAAACCTTAGTCAATATTCTTCTCATTGTTTGGTTAACTCACAGTATTTCTAACCTGTTTTATTCATTTAGGGAGACGAGGCGCGAGAACTTGTTACTCAGTTGGGAATATAAACAGCTACAAAATGAAAACTCACACCTTGTTAATTTGGCACACAAAGACAAATTGACTGGCGCGCTTAATCGACATGGTGCCCACAAAGTCATTTTTGAGCAAACCCCTGTGAAGTCGGTGATCAGCATTATTTATCTTGATATTGACCACTTTAAGTCGATCAATGATACCCACAGTCATCAAGCGGGTGACGCTATCCTCATTATGCTCGCAAACCTTATTGAATCATCGATTGGAGAAGATCATTTCTTAGTGCGTTGGGGTGGGGAGGAGTTTGTAATTCTGTGTCACGACATTAGTGCGCATGCGGCTGCTAAGATTGCAGTTCGACTTCAAGAACGATTTGCACAAGTTGAGTGGCCTTATGTGAAAGATCTTACGTGTTCGTTTGGTGTTGCAACTTGTAAAAACATAGATACGTTTAACCAAGCAATAGAGCGAGCAGATAAAGCGCTTTATCAGGCCAAGGCACTCGGCCGAGATAGAATAGAGATTGCCCCAGAAGACGCATAA
- a CDS encoding MATE family efflux transporter: MNLSHKDYLKIAFPFIVSTVTQPLLGAVDTAVIGKLGVAELIGGVAIGTVIMNTLYWLFGFFRVSTTGQSAIALGKNNQRDMARSLFQPAVLSVGVGFVFILLQSVIWQGALVVIEPEQVVGNNAQIYFNIMIFGAPFVLLNYTLIGWLMGQAKAKETLYTQVFGNVLNIVLDIIFVLYLDLGIAGVAYATLIAQVSTTIIGLLLVVKTCHFSLMDHLAEAKMNKAALKVIVSSNMDLLLRTICLLTFFNMMARMGSQLGSDVLAANAILMQATFIVSYMFDGVANASSVFAGKAVGQKSPALLKNVLKMNMIWTTGFIAALTVLTLIFKSQIVMIFTDLPELVAIYHDMSSWLIIFPLASGYGLTFYGIFTGTGTTRPVRNSTAMTLVVFLITAFIAVPIVGNHGLWLAFTLFYVGRFAFLYPYIGQVKQKCLEA, from the coding sequence ATGAACCTTTCTCACAAAGACTATTTAAAAATTGCTTTTCCGTTTATCGTTTCGACGGTAACTCAACCCTTACTTGGTGCCGTTGATACGGCAGTAATTGGTAAGCTCGGTGTTGCAGAGCTGATCGGTGGTGTAGCCATCGGTACTGTCATCATGAACACGCTGTATTGGCTATTTGGTTTCTTCCGTGTGAGCACAACCGGGCAAAGTGCTATTGCGCTGGGGAAAAATAACCAGCGAGATATGGCACGCAGCCTGTTTCAACCCGCAGTTCTATCAGTAGGTGTCGGCTTCGTTTTCATTCTCTTGCAGTCTGTGATTTGGCAAGGGGCGCTCGTGGTTATTGAGCCAGAACAGGTGGTTGGAAACAACGCTCAGATCTACTTTAATATCATGATCTTTGGTGCACCTTTTGTTCTGCTTAACTACACATTGATCGGTTGGTTAATGGGGCAGGCCAAAGCAAAAGAGACGCTTTACACCCAAGTATTTGGCAACGTACTCAACATCGTTTTAGACATTATTTTTGTCTTGTATCTCGACCTTGGTATTGCCGGTGTGGCATATGCGACCTTGATTGCTCAGGTTTCCACCACCATTATTGGCCTACTTTTAGTAGTTAAAACCTGTCACTTCTCACTGATGGATCATCTTGCTGAAGCGAAGATGAACAAAGCCGCACTCAAGGTAATAGTCTCGTCAAACATGGACTTGTTGCTGCGTACAATCTGTTTGCTGACGTTCTTCAACATGATGGCGCGCATGGGGTCTCAACTAGGGTCGGATGTACTTGCGGCGAACGCGATTCTGATGCAGGCAACATTTATTGTCAGCTACATGTTTGATGGTGTCGCTAATGCATCCAGCGTCTTCGCGGGTAAAGCTGTGGGTCAGAAAAGCCCAGCGTTACTTAAAAATGTGTTGAAGATGAATATGATTTGGACAACGGGCTTCATTGCCGCACTCACCGTGCTAACGCTGATCTTCAAGTCTCAAATCGTGATGATATTTACCGATCTACCTGAGCTTGTCGCTATTTATCACGATATGTCATCTTGGCTGATTATCTTCCCGTTGGCTTCGGGCTATGGTCTGACATTCTATGGCATCTTTACCGGAACAGGCACAACACGCCCTGTACGTAACTCAACAGCGATGACTTTAGTTGTGTTCCTTATCACCGCTTTTATTGCGGTACCTATAGTGGGTAATCACGGCCTTTGGCTCGCATTTACGTTGTTCTACGTCGGGCGATTTGCTTTCCTATACCCATATATCGGGCAGGTGAAGCAAAAGTGCCTTGAGGCGTAA
- a CDS encoding SDR family NAD(P)-dependent oxidoreductase, whose amino-acid sequence MSFNFKQKYGGWALVTGATSGIGEQLAKQLAADGMNLVLVARREKELKEHAQSLAFQYSIETDVIVADLATQQGVDKVKTNERDIGLIALSAGLETNGAFEKLNLDSERRMLEVNVSSTLELSHHFSKTMVKRGKGAILLVASMFGQMASPYFSTYAGSKAFVIGFGQSLYGELKPKGVDVSILSPGLTKTPMAANTGVNWSKVPMAAKTPEIVAKVALQGIGKRVVTIPGVRNNIMVTMADFTPRKLMASVMTRMLDNAVDPKRL is encoded by the coding sequence ATGTCTTTTAATTTTAAACAAAAATACGGCGGTTGGGCATTAGTGACTGGTGCAACTTCTGGTATTGGTGAGCAACTTGCAAAACAGCTCGCGGCTGACGGAATGAACCTCGTATTGGTCGCTCGTCGTGAAAAAGAGTTAAAGGAACATGCTCAATCTCTGGCTTTTCAGTACTCAATTGAAACGGACGTTATCGTCGCTGACCTAGCGACTCAGCAAGGCGTAGATAAAGTAAAAACCAATGAACGCGACATCGGGTTGATTGCGCTATCTGCAGGGCTGGAAACTAATGGTGCTTTCGAAAAACTTAACCTAGATAGTGAGCGACGAATGTTAGAGGTAAACGTGTCTTCTACTTTGGAATTGAGCCATCACTTCAGCAAAACAATGGTCAAGCGCGGAAAAGGGGCGATCTTGTTGGTTGCGAGTATGTTTGGTCAAATGGCATCCCCTTACTTCTCTACTTATGCAGGCTCTAAAGCCTTTGTCATTGGCTTTGGACAATCACTTTACGGGGAGTTAAAACCAAAAGGTGTTGATGTCAGTATCTTATCGCCTGGACTCACGAAAACGCCGATGGCAGCGAATACAGGAGTGAATTGGAGCAAAGTACCAATGGCTGCAAAAACACCTGAAATAGTTGCAAAAGTCGCTCTACAAGGTATTGGTAAACGTGTCGTCACCATTCCCGGTGTACGTAACAACATCATGGTGACAATGGCTGATTTTACGCCGCGTAAACTCATGGCCTCGGTGATGACTCGTATGCTAGACAATGCGGTTGATCCAAAGCGTCTCTAG
- a CDS encoding phosphoribosyltransferase family protein — translation MSSQNVLSNEVVIVSNSSDNPFAIDVAYAMGQHEDISDVISMKHFMNTEFCPRFISDEEDMDNIGNSLEGKTVVIVSTGNLVTSRQELAMHNFIIARAAKENGASRVVLVEPDLFFSAQDRGPRPELGDVDTDRSVSDIKKFDGQPFTAKLYAQMLKLSGVDDVITVHNHSISVQKMFSDVFEGRFYNLIPYEIYAHYLLNSNILSYGEEGEGLVLCAPDKGARDFVKEMYNTLGLTKAKFIMLDKERTAERKVEITLHKESEDTFEGLDNPSIVLFDDMVRTGSTVVKSCQFLQKLRPANMVFTVSHFYASSEGRERMSNPALGEILTLNTMPTILNRDEQGRLRKKMVVLKIEKFLAQELCKILDIPQRSVEENPYKIDMSSKNPRFQRKIWFSDQLSELQ, via the coding sequence ATGAGCAGCCAAAACGTACTGTCTAACGAAGTCGTGATCGTCAGCAACTCTTCTGATAACCCTTTTGCCATTGATGTCGCTTACGCTATGGGACAACACGAAGATATTTCTGATGTCATCAGCATGAAGCACTTCATGAACACCGAATTTTGTCCCCGCTTTATCTCTGATGAAGAGGATATGGACAATATCGGTAACAGCTTAGAAGGCAAAACGGTCGTTATCGTCAGTACTGGTAATCTCGTTACTAGTCGACAAGAGTTGGCCATGCACAACTTCATCATTGCTCGCGCAGCGAAAGAGAATGGTGCAAGCCGTGTGGTTTTAGTCGAACCTGACCTGTTTTTCTCTGCTCAAGACCGTGGCCCTCGCCCAGAACTTGGTGATGTGGATACTGACCGCTCTGTCTCCGATATTAAGAAGTTCGATGGCCAGCCTTTCACCGCTAAGCTCTACGCTCAGATGCTTAAACTGTCAGGCGTGGATGATGTGATTACCGTTCACAACCACTCTATCTCTGTACAGAAGATGTTTAGCGATGTATTTGAAGGTCGTTTCTACAACCTTATTCCTTACGAGATTTATGCGCACTATCTATTGAACTCAAATATCTTGAGCTACGGTGAGGAAGGCGAAGGTCTAGTGTTGTGTGCTCCAGACAAAGGCGCGCGCGATTTTGTCAAAGAGATGTATAACACACTGGGCTTAACCAAAGCCAAGTTCATCATGTTAGACAAAGAACGTACCGCTGAGCGCAAAGTTGAAATCACGCTTCATAAAGAGAGCGAAGATACGTTTGAAGGGCTAGATAACCCAAGTATCGTTTTGTTTGACGACATGGTGCGTACCGGCTCTACCGTCGTTAAATCTTGTCAGTTTTTACAGAAGTTGAGGCCAGCGAATATGGTATTTACTGTGTCGCACTTCTACGCAAGCTCTGAAGGTCGTGAGCGTATGTCAAACCCTGCGCTGGGCGAAATTCTGACGCTGAACACGATGCCAACCATCCTTAACCGTGATGAGCAAGGTCGTCTACGTAAGAAGATGGTGGTACTAAAAATCGAGAAATTCTTGGCTCAAGAGCTTTGTAAAATTCTTGATATTCCTCAACGTTCAGTCGAGGAAAACCCATACAAGATCGACATGTCTTCAAAGAACCCTCGCTTCCAGCGCAAGATTTGGTTCTCTGACCAACTCTCTGAGTTGCAGTAA
- a CDS encoding YajD family HNH nuclease, with protein MSSDYNGSSAAYARQEQGYREKALKLFPWVCGKCAREFVYSNLRELTVHHVDHDHTNNPEDGSNWELLCLYCHDHEHSKYTDHERYGVEATARLDDHEVATHNPFADLAKMMKK; from the coding sequence ATGTCTTCTGATTACAACGGCTCGAGCGCGGCCTATGCGCGACAAGAACAAGGCTACCGAGAAAAAGCGCTAAAGCTGTTCCCTTGGGTGTGCGGTAAATGTGCGCGTGAGTTTGTTTATTCAAACCTGCGTGAACTCACCGTACACCACGTCGACCACGACCACACAAACAACCCAGAAGACGGTAGCAACTGGGAGCTTCTGTGTCTGTATTGCCACGACCATGAGCACTCAAAATACACCGATCACGAACGGTATGGTGTTGAAGCAACGGCACGACTAGATGACCATGAAGTCGCCACGCACAACCCGTTTGCAGACCTTGCCAAGATGATGAAAAAGTAA
- a CDS encoding polysaccharide lyase 6 family protein, whose product MKKSPIAFILGSLLFAGATTSHASTEQVTQPTAVMVDQGVAVVSAQEVLELRESINNAQDGDVISIKPGRYADLGRVTLSANNVKIVAQEPGTAIFNGSTQFLIKGDNNLIESLVFTDGGATLSTESHDANIMGVFGIFGKNNTLNNSVIYKFNDYEYVADEKGKYPNIRWITVGGENNKITNNTFEGKYKRGAMLVVATSDKLEKTLIEGNIFKDLTALDMELIENSNPKMVRTNRNDRQAIRVGDSHNSLFESQSIIRNNYFDNISGYVGKNGSGEIELISVKASGITFDGNTIKNSTSMISLRHGHNNVVTNNVILPGNTANSGGIRIYDENHVIENNYIEGTLGKGTYRGALVLNTGIIDVANGEVLSKDSTDGKTLQKQWTPKDVVVKNNTLVNNTQGIFASNAIHRVSLTNDERVETIFPAVDTLFENNLSIATEDGTNAFRQFEGEKFQMVGSKFVNNIFYGQIEGLDQLPKGVSTDTPAMERDEQGLLKAVGTVGASNLTVLNEEMVGSSIVIN is encoded by the coding sequence ATGAAAAAGTCACCAATTGCATTCATTTTAGGTTCATTACTATTCGCTGGCGCGACAACTAGCCACGCAAGCACAGAACAAGTTACCCAACCTACAGCAGTTATGGTTGATCAAGGTGTTGCTGTGGTTTCTGCACAAGAGGTGCTGGAGCTACGCGAGAGCATCAACAACGCGCAAGATGGCGATGTTATTAGCATCAAACCAGGTCGCTATGCCGATTTAGGTCGTGTGACTTTATCAGCGAACAACGTCAAGATTGTCGCTCAAGAGCCAGGAACTGCCATTTTTAATGGCTCAACTCAGTTCTTGATTAAGGGTGATAACAACCTAATTGAAAGCTTAGTCTTCACTGATGGCGGCGCAACACTAAGCACTGAAAGTCATGATGCAAACATCATGGGCGTGTTTGGTATCTTTGGCAAAAACAACACCTTAAACAACTCTGTTATCTACAAGTTCAACGATTACGAATACGTAGCGGATGAGAAAGGAAAGTACCCTAACATCCGTTGGATCACGGTTGGCGGCGAAAACAACAAGATTACCAACAATACTTTTGAAGGTAAGTACAAGCGCGGCGCGATGCTTGTTGTGGCAACATCAGACAAGTTAGAGAAAACTCTGATCGAAGGTAACATCTTTAAAGACCTGACGGCTTTAGATATGGAGCTGATCGAAAACTCTAACCCGAAAATGGTGAGAACCAACCGCAACGACAGACAAGCGATCCGCGTGGGTGACAGCCACAACTCACTATTTGAGTCACAAAGTATTATCCGCAATAACTACTTCGACAATATCAGTGGTTATGTCGGTAAAAACGGCTCTGGTGAGATCGAGCTTATCTCAGTGAAAGCAAGCGGTATTACTTTTGATGGCAACACAATCAAAAACAGTACTTCGATGATTTCTTTACGTCATGGCCATAACAATGTTGTGACAAACAACGTGATTTTACCGGGTAACACGGCTAACTCAGGCGGTATCCGTATCTATGATGAGAACCACGTAATTGAAAACAACTATATCGAAGGCACATTAGGTAAAGGTACTTACCGTGGCGCTCTTGTGCTGAACACTGGCATCATCGATGTAGCAAATGGCGAAGTGCTAAGTAAAGATTCAACGGACGGCAAAACACTGCAAAAACAGTGGACACCAAAAGATGTTGTGGTTAAGAACAACACGCTAGTGAACAACACACAAGGTATCTTTGCGAGTAATGCAATTCACCGTGTAAGTTTAACCAACGATGAACGTGTTGAAACAATCTTCCCTGCTGTTGATACGTTATTTGAAAACAACCTATCTATCGCGACTGAAGATGGTACGAATGCCTTCCGACAGTTTGAGGGTGAAAAATTCCAAATGGTTGGCTCTAAGTTTGTGAACAATATCTTCTATGGTCAAATCGAAGGCTTAGACCAGTTGCCTAAAGGTGTTTCTACAGATACACCAGCAATGGAGCGTGACGAGCAAGGTCTATTGAAAGCGGTTGGTACAGTAGGTGCATCTAACCTAACCGTACTGAATGAAGAGATGGTTGGCTCATCTATCGTTATCAACTAA
- a CDS encoding fatty acid cis/trans isomerase produces MQTRQSLILLLVTIFSGCATYAGLNYDQLFGEEKVQNRQASISTDAAVHYISDVKPIIDNRCVVCHACYDAPCQLKMSSPEGIDRGASKELVYEGTRLVAAKPSRLFEDHDTTNQWRKHGFHPILNERIQNPTANLEAGLVARMLMQKEKHPLPEQEQLEGFDFAIDRQQQCPTMAEFDQYEADYPTWGMPYGMPNLDRQEYATLINWLQTGAIMNAPLPLTTPEIEQIRRFEDFLNHPNLKNQLAARYIYEHLFLSHLYFSELTSDSNPIPRFFSLVRSATPPGEPVKRISTRRPYDNPDVDRVYYRIIAEQGTIVDKTHMPFDLNQTTLANWQMWFVNADYTVSELPSYEVKVAANPMTAFIDLPVKSRYKFMLDNAQNTVMAYIKGPVCRGQLALNVINDHFWVFFVDPDKSNLPEVNEFYRSQADNLALPGEKDSNVLPITTWVKYSRQQARYLQAKSELVNKEFKDGANLNLDLIWTGNGENPNAGLTIFRHFDSASVVQGLVGEQPKTAWVLDYALLERIHYLLVAGFDVYGNFGHQLVTRMFMDFLRLEGESHFLTLLPKEMRHAEHASWYQNQHAQLSDFLQRNVEPFNQPTQVVYQTNDPKTELLDMLQQRLKPILDDRYTITQTGLSKNNEALLNQINKVRGEGLIHVPQSLMMMITSESGEEQLFTILHNNAHTNISSLFAEEKNRDYPNDSLTIVKGVIGSYPQAFLELEEKDVIKLVLMLQSIEQEQDYIDLLDAYAVRRSHDDFWSFSDRVHQWYQTDQPIEFGLLDYNRFENR; encoded by the coding sequence ATGCAAACACGACAAAGTCTCATTCTTTTGCTGGTCACCATTTTCTCTGGCTGTGCAACCTACGCAGGCCTCAACTATGACCAACTTTTCGGTGAAGAAAAGGTACAAAATCGTCAGGCCTCGATATCAACCGATGCCGCTGTTCACTATATCAGTGATGTTAAACCAATCATCGATAACCGCTGTGTTGTTTGTCATGCCTGCTACGATGCGCCTTGCCAGCTGAAAATGTCGTCACCAGAAGGTATTGATCGCGGGGCAAGTAAGGAGCTAGTTTATGAGGGCACACGATTGGTTGCCGCGAAACCTAGTCGTCTGTTTGAGGATCACGACACCACTAACCAGTGGCGTAAACATGGCTTCCACCCCATACTCAACGAACGGATACAAAACCCAACCGCTAACCTAGAGGCGGGATTAGTGGCTAGGATGTTGATGCAGAAAGAAAAACATCCGCTCCCAGAACAAGAGCAGCTAGAGGGATTCGACTTTGCGATTGACCGTCAACAGCAATGCCCTACCATGGCAGAGTTCGACCAATACGAAGCTGACTACCCAACTTGGGGGATGCCTTACGGCATGCCGAATTTAGATAGACAAGAATACGCGACACTCATCAATTGGCTACAAACAGGGGCAATCATGAACGCTCCTTTGCCTTTAACTACCCCTGAAATTGAACAAATCAGGCGTTTTGAAGACTTTCTAAATCACCCCAACCTGAAAAACCAGTTAGCAGCACGCTATATCTACGAGCATCTTTTTCTCTCTCACCTCTATTTCTCCGAGTTAACATCCGACAGCAACCCAATACCAAGGTTCTTTAGCCTTGTTCGCTCTGCTACACCGCCCGGTGAGCCAGTAAAGCGTATTTCAACTCGTCGCCCATACGACAACCCAGATGTGGACCGCGTCTACTATCGAATCATCGCTGAACAAGGAACGATTGTAGATAAAACACACATGCCGTTTGATCTCAACCAAACCACACTCGCGAACTGGCAAATGTGGTTTGTGAATGCCGATTACACCGTCAGTGAGCTACCAAGTTACGAAGTCAAAGTGGCAGCTAACCCCATGACCGCATTCATCGACTTACCCGTCAAGTCTCGCTACAAATTCATGCTCGACAATGCACAGAATACTGTCATGGCCTACATCAAGGGCCCTGTCTGTCGAGGTCAGCTCGCGCTCAACGTTATCAATGATCACTTCTGGGTGTTCTTCGTTGACCCAGACAAGAGCAACTTACCTGAGGTTAATGAGTTTTATCGTTCCCAAGCTGATAACTTGGCACTCCCAGGGGAGAAAGACAGCAATGTATTACCAATTACAACTTGGGTGAAATATTCACGACAGCAAGCTCGTTACTTACAAGCCAAATCAGAGCTAGTAAACAAAGAGTTCAAAGACGGTGCCAACCTCAATCTCGATTTGATATGGACAGGTAACGGTGAAAACCCGAATGCTGGCCTGACTATTTTCCGTCACTTCGATAGCGCCTCAGTTGTGCAAGGTTTGGTTGGTGAGCAGCCTAAAACCGCATGGGTTCTCGACTATGCCTTACTCGAACGTATTCATTACTTGCTCGTCGCCGGCTTTGATGTCTATGGCAACTTTGGCCATCAATTAGTGACTCGTATGTTCATGGACTTCTTGCGCCTAGAAGGAGAGAGTCATTTTCTTACTCTCCTCCCTAAAGAGATGCGTCACGCAGAGCATGCCAGTTGGTATCAAAACCAACATGCGCAGCTCAGTGATTTCTTGCAACGTAACGTTGAGCCATTCAACCAGCCAACGCAGGTGGTCTATCAAACCAACGATCCGAAAACTGAGCTATTGGACATGCTGCAACAACGGCTTAAACCAATCCTCGATGATCGGTACACGATTACCCAAACTGGGCTATCAAAAAATAACGAGGCATTGTTGAATCAAATTAACAAGGTTCGTGGTGAAGGGCTGATTCATGTTCCGCAAAGCCTCATGATGATGATCACCTCTGAGAGCGGCGAAGAGCAGCTTTTCACTATTTTGCACAACAACGCCCACACCAATATTTCTAGCCTGTTTGCAGAAGAGAAGAACCGTGATTATCCCAATGACTCTCTGACTATTGTTAAGGGTGTGATTGGTAGCTATCCGCAAGCCTTCTTAGAGCTTGAAGAAAAAGACGTGATCAAACTGGTCTTGATGCTACAAAGTATCGAACAAGAGCAAGACTATATTGACCTGCTCGATGCGTATGCCGTTCGCCGCAGCCATGATGATTTTTGGTCATTCAGTGATCGCGTACACCAGTGGTATCAAACTGACCAGCCTATCGAGTTTGGATTGCTCGACTATAATCGTTTCGAGAATCGATAA
- a CDS encoding TetR/AcrR family transcriptional regulator, which produces MGKKPQFDRDDVINKAKDLYWAKGYHGTSVRALQEALDMRPGSIYATFGSKDGLFKEAIERYGQNSDALLRETLAQAPTKLSGLKHFIHKIIVECRDTAPSGMCMVVKSVAELTEEDNPELLAIAKNLLGAVEKNFTDVLSAAIAEGEISADKDPVELARYVQVQIIGLRTFARATDEMKLVEKFIDDIFVSGPFR; this is translated from the coding sequence ATGGGTAAAAAACCACAGTTTGATCGTGATGATGTCATCAACAAAGCCAAAGACCTTTATTGGGCTAAGGGTTATCACGGGACGTCTGTACGCGCACTTCAAGAGGCACTCGATATGCGCCCGGGTAGTATCTACGCGACTTTTGGCAGTAAAGATGGTTTGTTCAAAGAGGCGATTGAGCGCTATGGGCAAAACAGTGATGCCCTATTACGTGAAACTTTGGCACAAGCGCCAACAAAGCTCTCTGGCCTTAAACACTTCATTCACAAAATCATCGTAGAGTGTCGCGACACTGCGCCGAGTGGTATGTGTATGGTAGTAAAGTCTGTTGCTGAATTGACTGAAGAAGACAACCCTGAGCTGCTAGCAATAGCAAAAAACCTGCTAGGTGCGGTAGAAAAAAACTTCACGGATGTGCTTAGTGCTGCTATCGCTGAGGGGGAAATCAGTGCAGATAAAGACCCTGTTGAACTTGCGCGCTATGTTCAGGTTCAGATCATCGGCTTACGTACGTTTGCTCGCGCGACAGATGAGATGAAGCTGGTTGAAAAGTTTATCGATGATATTTTTGTGAGTGGCCCTTTTCGGTAG